Genomic segment of Triticum aestivum cultivar Chinese Spring chromosome 6A, IWGSC CS RefSeq v2.1, whole genome shotgun sequence:
ATCCTGACTAATTTATATATAATTCCCACAATAGATAATATACTCATACAGTATTTACCAACTCTTTAATAAAACCGTGAGATCCAGCCGTCCATCCACCATTCACCCCACCAACGGCCCAGATCAAGCCCCAACCCTAATTCCCCCTCTATAAGTCCTCCCCCAAGCCCCTCCCCAAACCCTCACTCCCTCCCTCCCCAAAACCCTAAACCCTccctcccggcggcggcggctaccagCACCACCACACGACCAGCACCATGAGGGCACccatgagaggaggaggaggccgcggcggcggcaggggcttCGGCGACAGCGGCGGccgcggcgggcgcgggcgcggcttcggcggcaggagcgacggcggcggccgcaGCGGCGGTAGGGGGTTCGGCGGCCGGAGCGCCGgcaggggccgcggcggcggcaggggagggggCAGGGGTGGTCCCGGCATGAAGGGCGGGGCCAAGGTGGTCGTGGTGCCGCACAAGCACGACGGCGTCTtcatcgccaaggccaaggaggacGCGCTCTGCACCAAGAACATGGTCGCCGGCGAGTCCGTCTACGGCGAGAAGAGGGTCTCCGTCCAGGTCCGTGCTCGCTCGCTGCTCCCCCTCGGCTGCCTCTCATGCTTATGCGCGGTTCCACACAAAGTCGTAGACTTTTCACTGCTGCTGTGCGTATGGCGTCGATTGGCACATGGTAAACCAGCTTCGATTCAGCGGGGTCGTCAGCTTAGATTGGGCTATTTTTAGTTCCTAGAGGAGCAAATGATACGCCTATGTCAGTAGTTTTTAAATATATTCACTGCTTTCAAATTCTGTTGATGGATTTTTATGCTCTGTTCTGCTTCTAGAGCATGTGAATGATGTTCACTCTGTTATGCTTCTTGAGCATGTGAGTGATGTTCATTGCTGTTTGAAAGATGCACTTTTTTTATGCCTATATGCAAATGATGCAATTACTGGTTGAGATGCACTTATTAGCGCTGATGTGAAATGAAGTTCATTACTGTTCTACAGATGCAGTAGACTGATGTTCATTACTGTTTTGTTATTGTGTAGAACGAGGACGGATCCAAGGTTGAGTACAGGGTGTGGAACCCCTTCAGGTCCAAGCTGGCTGCTGCTGTGCTCGGTGGTGTGGACAACATCTGGATTGTAAGTCATTTTTGTGCCCTGGCTTGCTTTTTGGATTGTTTAAATACCCTGTTTTGTCAAGGATGTAGTTCAGACTGGAACCATTGTTGTAGAAGCTGACTTCGTGGTTGTTGTTTCAGGCTCCTGGAACACGTGTGTTGTACCTCGGAGCTGCCTCTGGAACAACTGTGTCTCATGTGTCTGACATTGTTGGACCGGTGAGATCTTGTCGCTATTTCCTTTGAGCATTTCAAGTGAATGCTGCTTAATGTGAGTTGTCTTAACAAAGTCTTGTCACTTTGCAGACTGGGTTGGTGTATGCCGTTGAGTTCTCTCACCGGAGTGGTAGGGATCTTGTCAACATGGCCAAGAAGAGGACCAATGTCATCCCCATCATTGAGGATGCTAGGCACCCGGCTAAGTACAGGATGCTGGTCGGCATGGTTGATGTTATCTTTTCAGATGTTGCACAGCCTGACCAGGTATGCCTCTATTAAAATTTTTTGGAGCTCTGTTTCTACATTCTTGCTTACTACAAACATCAGTTATTATAGTTTACGCTTACTGGTATTGTTTGTCTGTGCAACTCCTTGAGTTGTTGGTGGCTTAGCAAAAGATGAGCTTTACTCGGATTCCCCTTCAGGACATCTAATGGATGATGCAAAATCGAGTCTCTGATGTGTTCATGCCCTTTACTTATTTGGTTTGCTGCATTTTGATTATAGCTACAATAAAATCCATTAGCATTACCAGTGGTTAACAATAACTGGTATGACAATCTACTGTTGTTAGTGTGCAATGTTTACTTGGCTTTCTGTGGCCATATTTGGGCTTAGTAGATGATGAGCTAACTCGGATTCCCCTTCAGGACATCACAATGTATGATGCAAAATCGAGTTTCTGATGCACATATGCCCATTGCCATATCTTTCCTTTTGTGTGTTGCTATGTGTTTGGATTTTGATCATCACATACTGTATTTCATTGACTTGGTGTTAATTTGACTTTTATCTGCCTTGTTTTGTGTAACAAGTTTGGATGCTGTTCCCACTGTGACACAGTAGTGTATATGATTAGCTAGTCCTGTATTTATTTTGGTTGGAAGTTCCCTTCTGCATTGAGGCCTGTTCTTTCTTGATGAGTCTTATTTGATAACATGACGGCTCTTGCATACATCGGATCTTTTGTTGTACCTTTCCCTCTTTTGATATTTTGACAACCGTGATGAGCCAATATTACAGTTACAGACCTGTAATGACTCCTGCGGAAATGATCGCATGGTCAAAGAACATCTAAGGGACTGAGTTGTCTTGGAACTAGTTTTGTATCTTCGATCTTTCCTGTCTCTAGTTGTCTTGAACATGTTAGATCATGTTTTAATCTGCTTCTCTTAACAGTATTCATGCCTGTGAATTAATTTATATGGTTCCTGGGTAATGAGGAGATGGGAAGCAGAAATTAATGTTCCTCTCGCTATCCAGTGCAGAATTTCTTGTGTTGCGATTGGACGTCGAGGAACTACACTTATCTTTCTGCTTTTAAATTTGCTGGTCCAGTTACTATTTCCAGTTTGATCTTTGATAACATTGTGTTGTCTTATCTGTGCTTCACATTCTTTCTTTGCACACAATATTGAACCCACATTGAGGCTTGATTTTGAATTCGTTCTTGAACGAATATGTTGAACCCACAACATTGAGGTTTAGATCATGATTTTGAATATTGCAGCATGATGTGGGTGACTTGTTAATGTTGTGGTTGTGCATTTCTAAACCTTGTCATTGCATCTTCTTTCCCACAGGCTAGAATCTTAGCCCTTAACGCATCATACTTCTTGAAGAATGGCGGCCACTTTGTCATTTCCATCAAGGTACCATTCAGTTTTGTTGTAGTGCCTTAGAAAATCTGAAATTTCCATTTGAGCTGACATTGCTCTTTCCATTGGCCAGGCAAACTGTATCGACTCCACCCAGGCGGCCGAGGCCGTGTTCGCCAGTGAAGTGGAGAAGCTCAAGGCCGACCAGTTCAAGCCCTCAGAGCAGGTGACCCTGGAGCCCTTCGAGCGCGACCACGCTTGCGTCGTTGGTGGTTACAGGATGCCCAAGAAGCAAAAGTGAAGttaaagaggaagaaaagaagtgGCTGTGTTGTTTCTGCTATCTGTTTTGCTCTGATGTACTAGTAGCGGTAGTTATGTTACGAAGTGTAAGACAATTCCTGCTGTTTCACAGCAGTTATGTTAAACTTGATTTGAGCAGGAAATGGTTATCATTTACACTGAAGATTGTTAGCAAGCCATAACCATTTACACTGAAGATTGTTAGCAAGTCTGTAGATGGCTTTGTTAATCTTTTTGAAGCTATAAGTATATCTTAGCTTAAGTATATTATAAAACAAATTTATGAAAAGAAGCTCAAAATGTCAAAAGTAAAACTGAAGTTGGGGTGCAAACACACAAAATGTCAACGCACAGCTAGAACAACAAGATCACAATTCTTTTGCCAGGCAATGAAATACGCCTCGGTAAATACATCATTTCATTTCAAATCTGTCTTGGCTCAacttgaatatgcatgtttgatgcTTCTGACTCTGCTTTGATCTACAACGTGCAGTATGCCTCAAGTTCATAGGTTTGAAGCGCTGCCAAGGCTACCTGGAAATGGCAGTACTGATTACAGATGGAAAAGACTAGCAAGTGTTGTGTTTGTCAACAAGAATGCCTTTTACCATGTTATTTGGACTATAAGCCAATACTGTTTGTGTTTATGGACTATATGTCATAAAAATTATACCGTGTGACACCTCTTTCAAATAGAAAACCAATTGTATGTCTTTTATAGTATCTACCACATATTTTGTCGATCATCATATTAtaagttttttttgagggaatcATCATATTATAAGTTCATTCCATACCGAACTATACCATGCACATTCTTATTATGAGAAGGGCCTATGGAAATAGGTTACTCTGTTTACACATAAATCGCTACGTCCTTACATTCTATTTAGGGTTAGGAATAGGTGTAATCAGACGAGTGTGGCGTTTCGGTGCCCAGGTTCATCTGCACCCAATCAGATTTTTTtaaaaacaaatactagaaaaattcaaaaaattcatttTTTGTGTGGTAGACAAATTAATGTGTGAGGTCGGCTCCAATTTTCAACTCATTTGTATATCTGAGTAGCTCTTAGCAAAAAAAAAACCAGGTCAGAACAGTGCGTGAAtagtaaacttttttacagaccctgaatttgtcttttttgccgagagctgcttaaatgtccaaataagttgaaattaGAGCGGACCACATGCATCAATTAATCTATCAcacaaaaaattggattttttgaatttttctagtatttgttttgatttttccgTCAGCGCGGGTGCAGCTGAGCCTGGGCTCACAAGTGGATTATCGTAATTAGACCTGCTTTTGACATATATCTACCCGGGCTTCTATTGAATCGAGAAATTAGATTGTACATCTTTCGTCTTTATTGATTTTGATACATTCCAACGGATAATGCAAATAGGAGCTATTTTATGtctgaaagaaaagaaagaagagaacaaAACATTGTATTTGGCAACTCTCCTGTAGTTATGTTTAACCTTGAAtgcaatttatagattcgacatcaTTAGTGCCCCGGACTCGAAAAGTAATAACAAAAATGCCTAATCCAATAGCAGATTCCGCAACTGCCACTATGGAACTAATGAAGCAAATGATTGACCCATCATATCATCCAAAGAAACGGAAAATACCAAATAGTTCAAATTGACAGCTAATAAGATTGATTCAATTGGCATTGACATAATAAGAATATTTCGTCTATTAAGGAGGATTCCCCGAATACCTAAAACATACATTGAAAAAGTGAAATATTCTATAGGATCCGTTTCAGAAACATGGAATGTCATAGAAATTCAAATCATGTGAGGCTTAGAAAGAAGTCCCGCGTAGAGTCCATTGAGAGCctattttgatttttttctctaGTTACCCTTTTTCCTTCTCAAACAACACATaaaagtttgtaaagtttgacatttcaaaaaaaatctatagGTACTACATTGTGGAATAGAAGGAGTATCATGGTGGCAGGGTAGTACATTTGGTGGTAGCGTTGCCCATGAGGAGAAAATTGGGTCCGTAGCACGTTCTGCACGGATGCGTTGCTTGTGGAGCTCTGACCAAACAAGCTTCTGGTGATTGAAGACATCTTGAGTTCCAGGTGACAATCGCCCCCAAGTTGATTCGTAATAAAGCAATAATATGCTTTTACCGACGAAGAAAAATGTTTTTAATTCTAAACTTATTACGAGAACAATCGCCACTACAGCATAATAATACACTAAACCTTAAAAAGACATAATAATAGTAGTAATACAGTTTGCGGtcaatctctactacttaaaaagaacgtaagcTTCTCATTTCACCTCTTTTTCGTCCAACCTTCTTTATATACGTTccactctttccttctcctctttgaTTCTCATCTTTGATTTATCTTCCATCCATTCTCCCTAAATAGAATCAATTCTCTCCTGTTTTATTAACTTACCAAAATAAAAACATATTTTGTTTGGTAAGTCATTAAATTCTTACCAAATATGTGCTAAACAATAAAATGGCAGGTGGCGAGCAAATGCATCAATATAATAATGGACGTGCAGTCACTGGCTAATCTACTAAAATGTTTATactctcgttgcaacgcacgggcaattgtcTAGTATATATAAAAAGACTGAAATAACTCTCAACCAAAGTAACAACACTTCTAACACAGCAGTGAGCACTCTGAAATCAACCACCTCTTTTCCCTCACGTAAAAAACCTTTTTGCCTCAAGCAGCGAGCACTGTGGGTGCTCCATTTTTGCTACATGGCCAGGCCTCTTGGCACCAAAGTGAAATATGGCAAACGACTCAATCCCAGCCGCAAGCCTCCTCTTCAGCGAGACCCTCTGCCTTTTAGTCCAGGGGTACCTGTTAGGCTTCTCCTCGCAGTTGCCGCACTCTGACCTACTATACAGGAACACGTCTGCTAGGTTCACCGCCGCCACCATAACGCGTCTGACATAACTCACAAAGCAGTCTTCAGATTCAAAGCCAACGATGACGAGTGTGGCCAAGCTGTGGTGTTGGAAACCAGCTGCAAGAGAGTCCCACTCTACACCCTTGTTCTCACTATATGATAGTTCTTTCCTCTTCTCCTCATCCGTTTCTGTTAAACACGCATGATCCCATACCTGCATGCCAGAAATTAGGACGAAGATAAAAAAAATGAGATATCGATAGAGCAGACGTATTTTGTATATGGTGAGAAAATCTTGCAAAACCTAACATTAAGCCCATGTGGGAAAAAGAGATCTTCAGGTAAGCACGTACCGTCATGTATAGCTCCTTCAGTAAGGGCGCAGCTTCAAGAATAAACATTGTCCAGGTGAGATCATACCCTTCAGGAAGACTAGCTAGATTCACAAACCTTAGCTGGCAGAAGACAAATGCCAGGGATTGCGTCGGACATTCTGGCTGCACCCAAATCTGCAATGAATAAGCATATGGTGAGATGGGCAGAGAAGAAGCGAAGCCACAGCTCGCAAAGCGACAATCTTGACTTACCTTTTCGGAATTAAATTCCAACTTCAGATCTCGTATAGAGGTACCACTAAGAAACTCACTTAACTCAACCATCCTGCTGTAACTAAGGGCGAGATTTGTGAGGCTTACAGCCTCCAGCAACGGGACATGACCAATAAACAGTGGATCTTGGAACTGCAGCCAACCTTCAAAGACCATCTTTGTGAGTTGAGGAAGCCAGTTCAGCTGAACTTGTGCGAGCCTACAGTGGACAACACTAAGCTCACTGAGATGAGCATGTTCAAGTTGCAGCGTGCTGCAATCACCAGAGTCACAATGGTACAAACGCAAATGCTTCAACCGCTTGCAAGTGATGAGGACGTTGGATATGTCCGATTCACCAAATCTCAAATTCTCTAGATCGAGGGTAGTGAGACCACCAAATGCACTTGGGCAGGCATCAAAGAACAACATGAATTTTCT
This window contains:
- the LOC123129055 gene encoding rRNA 2'-O-methyltransferase fibrillarin 1, with the protein product MRAPMRGGGGRGGGRGFGDSGGRGGRGRGFGGRSDGGGRSGGRGFGGRSAGRGRGGGRGGGRGGPGMKGGAKVVVVPHKHDGVFIAKAKEDALCTKNMVAGESVYGEKRVSVQNEDGSKVEYRVWNPFRSKLAAAVLGGVDNIWIAPGTRVLYLGAASGTTVSHVSDIVGPTGLVYAVEFSHRSGRDLVNMAKKRTNVIPIIEDARHPAKYRMLVGMVDVIFSDVAQPDQARILALNASYFLKNGGHFVISIKANCIDSTQAAEAVFASEVEKLKADQFKPSEQVTLEPFERDHACVVGGYRMPKKQK
- the LOC123131375 gene encoding uncharacterized protein, producing MGKGKRADRLSALPDDILVNILDRLNVREAARTSVLSRRWTQLCAKLSRLIISAQHFLPKGVLCTGISDDELVRINAAVVQAMESILTRRNPGEHTIRLLSTTFYLRDDVPISMGRAVGRAMAAHLVENAKFSVMTGKYDIIDLDEDDLVTAGRKFMLFFDACPSAFGGLTTLDLENLRFGESDISNVLITCKRLKHLRLYHCDSGDCSTLQLEHAHLSELSVVHCRLAQVQLNWLPQLTKMVFEGWLQFQDPLFIGHVPLLEAVSLTNLALSYSRMVELSEFLSGTSIRDLKLEFNSEKIWVQPECPTQSLAFVFCQLRFVNLASLPEGYDLTWTMFILEAAPLLKELYMTVWDHACLTETDEEKRKELSYSENKGVEWDSLAAGFQHHSLATLVIVGFESEDCFVSYVRRVMVAAVNLADVFLYSRSECGNCEEKPNRYPWTKRQRVSLKRRLAAGIESFAIFHFGAKRPGHVAKMEHPQCSLLEAKRFFT